GGACGGTCCGCGTCGCCATCGAAGGCGCCTACCCGCCCTTCAATTTCATCGATGCCAACAACGAACTGCAGGGCTTCGAGGTCGAACTCCTCAAGAGCCTCTGCGACGTGATGAAGGTGACCTGCGAACTCGTTCAGCATGAATGGGACGGCATCATCAAGGGCCTTCTGAACCGCGATTACGATGCGATCATGTCGTCCCTGGAGATCACGGAAAGGCGCCAGAAACGGATCGCCTTCTCGGACCCTTACTATCGCATCCCGGCGGTCTTCATCGGATCCAAGGAGACCGCGCCCGGCCCCGTTACCCCCGTGGCGATGGCAGGCAAGAAGATCGGCACCATCGAGCGCACCGATCACGAAACCTATCTCAAGACCTTCTACAAGGATTCCGAGATTGTCCTCTTCGCCAAGGCTGAAGAAGCCAATCTCGACCTTCTCGTGGGCCGTATCGATGCCGTCTTCGCCGATGAACTGCTCCTTTCGAAATTCCTGAAGAGCCGCGAAGGCGCGTGCTGCCATATCCTCGGCGATGCACCGGCGGAACCCGCCTATAAGCGCGAATCCTATGGCATCGGCCTGCGCAAGGAGGACGAGAGCCTGCGCCAGCAGTTCAACCGCGCCATCGCACAGGTGAAGGCCGACGGGACCTATGACCGGATCCGAGCCGAATATTTTTCCTTCGACGTCAAATAGAAGTTCTCGGCCATCCCCATACGGCGAGGCTCGGCGCTTCGATCCATTGAGGTCACCGGCACAAGGCCGGTGATGACGTCACGGGTGTCAGTCCCAGCTGCATCAAAAGATCCGGAAAGAGCAGGTCCACAATTGCGCACGATGCGCTAGAACCGGCGAGACATTCAGGGAGCAGACGATGGCGAAGGTTGCATTCCTCGGGCTCGGCGTGATGGGCTACCCCATGGCCCGTCACCTCAAGGCGAAGGGTCATCAGGTGACGGTCTACAACCGCACGGCGGCCAAGGCCGAGAAATGGGTCTCCGAGAACGGCGGACGCGCCGCCACGACGCCGCGCGAGGCGGCCGAGGGTCAGGAGATCGTGTTCGCCTGCGTCGGCAACGATGACGATCTGCGTCAGGTGACGCTCGGACCGGACGGCGCGTTCCAGAGCATGGGCAAAGGCGCTATCTTCGTCGATCACACCACGGCCTCGGCCGAGGTGGCCCGCGAGCTTCATGCCGCCGCTACGGACAAGGGCTTCGCCTTCATCGACGCTCCCGTGTCGGGCGGCCAGGCGGGTGCGGAGAACGGCGTTCTCACGGTCATGTGCGGCGGCGACGCTGATGCTTACGCGAGGGCCGAGCCCGCCATCATGAGCTTTGCCCGTGCCTGTCGCCTCATGGGCGAAGCGGGGGCCGGCCAGCTCACGAAGATGATCAACCAGATCTGCATCGCCGGTCTCGTGCAGGGCCTGGCCGAAGGTATCCATTTCGGCAAGAAGGCTGGTCTCGATATCGAGGCGGTGCTCGACGTGATTTCCAAGGGCGCCGCCGGCTCATGGCAGATGGAGAATCGCGGCAAGACCATGAACCAGGGCAAGTTCGATTTCGGCTTCGCGGTCGATTGGATGCGCAAGGACCTGTCCATCGTGCTGGACGAGGCCCGCAAGAATGGCGCCAGCCTGCCGGTCACGGCCCTGGTCGACCAGTTCTATGCCGATGTGCAGAAGATGGGCGGCAGGCGCTGGGATACGTCGAGCCTGATCGCACGGCTCGACAAGTAAGCGTCGGCCGATACGTCACGGATGCAGGAGAGAGCGCCGGGCCTGCAAGGCTCCGGCGCTCTCCGTTTCAGCGACCTTCCTCAGCGCAGGGCCGTCCGGGCCGGCAGCGCTCCGCATTGCCGCCGCCCTGGCGACCGCCGGACGGCGCCGGAGCCGGGCGAACCTGCGTCGGCCTCTCGAAGCCTCGTGCCGGGGGCGGCTGGAACGCCGGTCGCGGCGGCCCGCGGCCGGCCCGCTCCTCCCGGGGGGCGTCCATGCGCGGGACGGGCCTGGGCTGGAAGGCGGGAGCCTCCGGCCGTTCCATACGAGGCACAGGGCGCGGCGAAGGACGCTCGCGCTCCATCCTGTCCCAGGCGGCCGGCCGCTCACGTTCCATAGGCGGGCGAACGCGGTCGTCCCGGCGCGGACGGCGCTCTTCCGGTTGCGGGAAGGCTGTCGCCGGGCGCCCGGCGACGGGGGCGCCCCGCTCAGGCATGATCCGGGGATCCGGACGATTGAAGTCGTTCCGTCCGGGCCTGTTGCGTTCGATCTCGATCGGCGGCCTCTCGGGGCGGGCCTGCCGCGGGAAGGTATCGTCCCTGTCGAAGCGCGGGTTTCTCGGTCGGGCCGCATCCTGCATGGGAGCTTGTGGGCGGACCAGACGAGGCTCGGGAACACGCTCGGCGGGCCGAGCGCCGCGCGGCGCTTCCGGGCGGAAGGCCGGTTCCCCGATATCCGAGCGTCCCGGACGCGGCTGCTCCTGAGGGATGGTCGCGAGGGGGATCGGACGCGCGGGAAGACGCCCGGGGCGCACCTGCTGCGCCTCGCCGGGTCGAGCGCCCCTGCCCTCGCGCAAACTGCTCGGATCGACCGCGACCGGAAGCGGCCGGATTGGGGCGGCAAGCCCCGGTTGGCGTGGAACGACCGTCTGTTCGGGGCGTAGGCCGCGACGTGGACCGGGACCGCGCTCATTGCCCATGAGACCGCCGAAGACCGGCGGGGCGGCCACCGGGATGGCGACCGGACCGCGCGGCGTGACCGGCGCGATGGGCTGGTAGAACAAGCGCGGCGGACGGGCGCGCACCGGAACGGGCATGGCCATCGGGATCGGCAGCACGCCGGCCATGACCGGCGGCGGCGGCGGCTCGCGGATGATCGTCACGAACTCCTCGTCCTCATCGGCCGGCGGCAGGAGATAGACCGGCACGCGCGGCGGAGGAACCTCGCGGATGATGGTTACGACTTCCACGATCTCGACCCGCTCCACCTCGGGCAGGGGCGGCGGCAGATCGTCGTAGACAACCTCCTCGAAGTCGACCGGCGGCGCATAGGGCGCGGACAGGCGCGCGAGCCGGCGCTGGCAATCCGGCGCGTGAGGGCCGTTCGGATAGCGGCGCAGATAGGTCCAGTACGCCTCGCGCGTGTTGCTGGTGAGCGTACGGCGCCAGACGAGCGCCTCGCGGCGGGCGGCCAGCAGCGCCGTCACGCGGCGCGCGAGGCGATGGTCCGGGTAGCGGCGCAGAAAAGCCTGGTAGTCCTGGATCGTGTCGCGCTCGACCGCGATGGCATAGGCCTCTTCGGCCGGGACGTCCTCGATCCGGCGCACCTCGCGCACCAGGGGCGCGGCCGCCGCCTCCGCCTGCTCGAAGAAGACAAAGGAGCCGCTTCCGAGATTGGCCGAATGCCAGGGGATCTGCAGGCCGTTCGTGGCCTCGTGCGTCCTCAGGCGCGCGCGGGCGAAAACCTCGTCGAGGGGCATCCCCGGCTGGCGGATCATCTCCGCCAGGGCCGTCGCATAGGCCCCGTAAGGCCCCTTATCATCGGCCGCGACGATGTTGGGAGCCGAGGAGAAGGCCATCAGGAACCCGGCGGGCGGCTCCATCAGGGCAAGGCCCCTGGCTGTCGGTCCGCCCGTGGACGCGAGCGGATAATCCCGCGCCATGTCGGCGACGATCACCCGCGCCTGAGCGGGACTCCGCTCGAGGGAGCGGACGAGGTCGGACAGGCGGAAGCCTTCGAGGGGAACGTCCACGTCGCGCTCAACACGGGCATCGACCGGCAGCAGGTAATTCTCGCCTTCGAGCTGGACGCCGTAGCCGGCCAGGTAGACCATGACCGTGGAGCCGGGCTCCAGGTTCTGGCTCTTGTCGAGGAAGTCGCGGACGAGGCTGCGCAGATCGCCGGCACCGAGATCGCGTCCCTGGATCACCTCGAACCCGGCGCCGGTCAGGGTCTGGGCGAGCAGGCCGGCATCGTTGACGGCGGTCGGAAGCTCGCGACCCAGATAGGCGCCCTGCCCGACCACGAGGGCGAGGCGGTCCTGAGCGGACGCAACGGCCGCCTGGCCGATGATAGCCGTCAGCGCGAGGCCGATGAAAACGGTAGCACGTTTCAGACGAGACACGGATTACCCACCCCTTTGTCGCCCTTACGGGTCTTTATGCAGATAAGGCCAAGGCAGTTGAACGGGTTCTGAACGTATCAAACGGTCAAGCCAGAGTCTCCCCTGGTTCGACCTTCGCTGTTGCCACTCGAGCTATGCTGTTTTAGTGCATTGTAACATTATATATTCCTGGGGGATTCTATGGGTTATCTGCATTTCAATGGCCACGCATATGAAGTCCGGCTGGATCCCAGCACGTGGAGTGAGGCGAATGGAGCCGCGAATCTCCTCGGTGGCCATCTCGCGAAAATCGAGTCGGCCGAAGAGAATGCAGCAATCATTGCTTACGTGCTCCGACAAGCCTCGTTAGAGACGTGGGGATACTATGCGGCACCCGATGGCGGAGGCGCCGTATATGTTTGGCTTGGCGCGAACGACATCACAAACGAAGGGCAGTGGAAGTGGGCCGACGGTACAGACGTCGCTTACGCGAACTGGGGATCGGGTTCGCTGGGTAGCGAGCCGGATGATTATACGGATCCGCAATACAGCCCCAATGGGCAAGACGGCGGGGCCCTTGCCGTTAATAGATGGCCCTATCCAGCGGGTGGAATCGGCTCGCCCGGACAATGGAACGACATCAGCGTAAGCAATGCCTTATCCTTCTTGGTGGAGTACGAAACGATCGGCTTGAGGAATGCCAACCCTACCAATCTCACTCTCGCGCGCTCCACGGTCGCCGAGAATGCGGTGATCAACTCCGTCATCACTCCTCTTTCAGCACAAGACGCGGATGGAGACGCGCTCACCTATACGATCACGGATCCCACCGGCACGTTCGCCATCGAGAACGGCAATCTTGTTCTGAAGAAGGTGCTCGATTTCGAGACCGTGCGGCAATACTCGATCACGATCGAGTCTCGCGACGGCTATGCGGGCGTGACCTCCGGATCCTTCACAATCAGCGTGACCGACGTTGCCGAGTCGACGCCGCCGGTTTCCATTACCCGGACCGGAACAGCCGACGCTGATGTGCTCATCGGTGACACGGGTGACGATACCCTCTCCGGTCTTGCAGGAAACGACCGACTTTATGGCCTCGAAGGTAATGACGTGCTGAAAGGCGGCGCCGGCAACGACACGCTCGAGGGTGGCGCAGGAGGAGACATCTTCGTGTTCGATATCAAGTTGTCGAAGACGAACAAGCTGAACAAGAAGCAGAACCTGGACAAGATCACCGACTTCGTCGTGGCCGACGACACGATCCATCTGGCCAAGAGCGTCTTCTCAAAGATTGCCAAGAAGGGCGTGCTCAAGAAGGGCGAGTTCTACGTTGGCAGCGCCGCCCATGATCGGGACGATCATGTGATCTACAACAAGAAGACGGGGGCGCTGTTCTACGACAAGGACGGCACCGGGGTGGCCGAGGCGATCCAGTTCGCCACCGTCACCAAGAACCTCAAGATGACCAACGGAGACTTCCTCGTCGTCTGAGAAAGCAAGAGCACAACTCTGCGGTGACGCGGCGCATCACCGCCGCGTCATCGTCAGGTAGACCACGAAGGCTCCGATGGCGACGGCGAGGCCCATGATCACCAGCTGGCGGGTCTCACCCGTCAGGGCCGCGTCCCGGTACATCTGATTGAGGCGCTCGGCGCGTTCGGGATCGCGCGACATGAAGAGTCCGATGACGATGCTCAACGTGGCGAGACCGAGAATCCAGTAAGTCGGGCGCATCGGGTTTCTCCTTATCGTCCCTCGAACCGGGGAGCTCGCTTCTCGCGGAATGCCGCGACGCCTTCCATGAAGTCGTGGCTCGATCCGGCCTCGGCCTGCAACCTTGCCTCAAGGTCGAGCTGGGTTTCGAGATCGTTCGCCAAGCTCTGTCCCACCGCCTGCTTGGTGAGGCGATACGCGAGCCCCGGCCCCTCGGCAAGCCTTGCGGCGAAAGCCGCCACGTCGACCGCAAACGAGGCATCGTCGAACACTTTGTAGACGAGGCCCATCCTCTGGGCCTCCTCGGCCGGTAGGGCCTCGGCGCTCAGCATCAGGGCGAGCGCCTGCTTGGGGCCGACGAGACGCGGCAGGATCCAGGTGCCGCCGGCATCCGGAATCAGGCCGATCTTGGCGAAGGCCTCCTGCAGATAGGCGGAGCGGGCCGCCACGACGATGTCGCAGGCGAGCGCGATGTTCATGGAGGCACCGACCGCCGGGCCGTTCAGGGCGGCGATGGTCGGCTTCGGGTAATTGGCGAGCCTGAGCACCAGCGGGTTGTAATCGCGGGTGAGCGCGGGCCCGAGATCGACCCGGCCCTTCTCGTCGCGCTTCAGGTCCACCGTCAGGTCCTGGCCCGAGGAGAACGCCCGGCCCTCCCCGGTCAGCACCACCACGCGCACCGACTCGTCGCGCTCGCACCGGTCCAGCGCGTCCCGCAGGTCCGCGTGCATCTCGGCGTTGAACGCGTTCATCTTTTCGGGCCGCGCCAGAGTGATGGTCGCAACCGCTCCGTCGACGGTGCAGCGCAGGGTCGTCGGGCTCATGCCTCAAAGCTCCTTGTCGTCGAGAGCGAACATAGAACGGATCTCGAAGCGGAGAACCGGCAAAAGCTCGGCTTCGAACCAGGAATTAGTCTTAAGCCACCCGTTGTTGCGCCAGGATGGATGCGGCAACGGCAGGATGCGGGGTTTTAGCGGGTGATCGAGGATTGTCCGCCAACGCCGGACGGTCTCGGTCAGTCCATCCTTGAAATCGTCCCCCATGTGCCAAGCCTGGGCATATTGGCCGATCAGGAGGACGAGATCGAGACTGGGAAGCGCCTGGAAGAGCGGCCGGCGCCAGGCCTCGGCGCATTCCCGGCGCGGGCCGAGATCGCCGCCATTGGCATCCTGGCCCGGAAAGCATGAGCCCATGGGCACGATGGCAACCTTGGAAGCATCGTAGAAGGTCGCCCGGTCGAGGCCGAGCCAGTCGCGCAGCCGCGTGCCCGACCGGTCGTCGAACGGGATGCCGCTGGCATGGGCGCGGGTTCCGGGCGCCTGGCTGGCGATGCACAGCCGCGCCGTGGCGCTGCCCTGGATGATCGGACGCGGCTCGTGCGGGAGGGCCGCGCCGAAGCGCGGCGCATCGCGGCAGATCCGGCAAGCCCGCAAATGAGCGGCAAGATCGTCGAAGGTCGGAGAGGGATTCATGCCCATCAGATGGGGATCGAGGCCCAGGCGAAGGAGACACCCCGGGAACGACACGACGTCGCTCCCGTCACGAGTTGCGCCTGCGCCAATCCTGCGGACGCTCGAAATCACCTTCCCAGAGCCCGGCGGGGCGCTTGCGGGCGCGGGTTTCCTCAGGATCGTAATCGCGCCCGTAGGAGACGGCCCAGCCCTCCTCCACCATGCGGGCGCCGATGTCCCGGCCGTTCACGGTGCACCGTGCGAGGACGCGCTGGTAGCGGTCGCGGCCGGTGGCGCGACAGCGCACCGTCTCGCCGGAGACGAGATCGATGAGGGCCCGGCGGGAAGTCTCGCCGCAGGCATAGGAGCGGCCGGAACGGGAGCAGTTCTGCCGGATCTCGGGCGCATCGATCCCTTTGAGGCGGATGCGGGTCTCGCCGATGCGGATCGTGTCCCCATCGGTCACCTGGGCCCTGCCCTCGAGGGAGCGCCCGTTCGGCTTCATTGCAAGCCCCGCCCCGCCGGCGAGCGCCAAAGCGACGATCAGGGAGGTGATGCCGCTCGACCGGGAGCGACGACGCCGGAACCTCACGACAGGCGCTCGGAAACTCCCGCCTGCCCGAAGGTGGCCATGTCCCGATGTACCGCCGCCGCGGCCTTCACGAGGCCGGCTGCCAGAGCCGCGCCGGACCCTTCGCCGAGCCGCATCCCGAGCGCCAGCAGCGGCACCTTGCCGAGGCGAGTCAGCACATCCTGGTGCGCGCCCTCGGCGCTCAGATGGCCGGCGATGCAGTGATCGATGGTCGAGGGGTGGATGGCGTGAAGGACGGCCGCCGCAGAGGTGGCCACGTAGCCGTCGAGGATCACGGGGATATGTTGCAGGCGCGCCGCGAGAATGGCGCCCGCCATGGCGGCAATCTCGCGCCCACCGAGGCGGCGCAGCACTTCGAGAGGATCTTTGAGACTGTCGCCGTGATGGGCGATGGCTGCCTCGACCGCCGCGACCTTGCGCTTGAGCCCCTCGTCGTCAACCCCCGTGCCGCGCCCGACCCAATGCTCGGCCGATCCGCCGTAAAGCGCCTTGTAGATGGCTGCGGCAATCGTGGTGTTGCCGATTCCCATTTCGCCGATGGCAAGCAGATCGGTCCCGCCGGCGATCGCCTCCATGCCGAACGCCATGGTGGCGACGCAGGACTTCTCGTCCATGGCGTCGGCCTCGGTGATATCGCCCGTTGGCATGTCGATGGCGAGGTCGAACACCTTGAAGCCCAGTCCGTAGGCGGCGCAGATCTGATTGATGGCCGCCCCGCCGGCGGCGAAGTTCTCCAGCATCTGGCGGTTCACCTCGGAGGGGAACGCCGAGACGCCCTTGGCGGTCACGCCATGGCTCGCCGCGAAGACGCAGACGAGGGGGCGGTCGACGGTCGGAACGGGCTTCGCCTGCCAGGCCGCCAGCCATTCGGCGATTCGCTCCAGACGCCCCAAGCTCCCGGAGGGCTTGGTGAGCTGGCGATCACGCGCCTGCACGGCCTTGACGGCGGCCTCGTCAGGACCCGGCATGGTCGTGATCAGGCGGCGGATATCGTCGAAAGGTGAGGACACGGCATCGGACATGGAGGGCTCCGGCCCCTGGGGGCATTGCAGAACACGAAGAGGCGTGACCTATAACGACCCATGCACGCGGGGTGAAGCATGTCGGAGCAATTTGAGCAGGGTAAGGCCGATGCCATCGGTGGCTGGCGGGCGGTTGCCACCGACATCGCCCATTGCGTGCGCTTCTATTCCCGGCTGCCGGTGCCCGCCCTTCCCTTCGAGCGGGACGCCCATGGGCTGCCGAACTTTACCCGCGTGGTGCGGGTGATCCCGGTCGGGGGGCTCGTCATCGGCGTCCTGCCGGCGGCCTTGCTCGGCTTGGCTCTTTCCCTCGATCTCGGCCCCTGGCTCGCCGCCATGATCTCGGTGACCACCCTGGTGATGACGACCGGGGCGCTCCATGAGGACGGGCTCGCCGACCTTGCCGACAGCGTCGGCGGCTCGACCCGCGAGAAGCGCCTGGAGATCATGCGCGACAGCCGGATCGGCTCCTTCGGCGCCTCGGCGCTCTTCCTGGCCCTGGCGCTCCGGATCGGGGCGCTCGCCACACTCGCATCCCGTCTCGATGGTGTCGCCGTCATGGCGGCCGTCCTCATCGTGGCGTCCCTGTCCCGGACGGCCGGGCTGATTCCCCTCGTGTTCCTCCCGCCGGCTCGCCGGGACGGCATCGCCCGGGCGGTTGGGCAACCGGCGCGGGAGACGTTCTGGCTGGCGGCGGGAATCGCCGGGGGGATCGCCGTCGTCCTCGGAGCCGTTTCAGGCCTGCCGCCGTTCGGCATCGCCCTGATGCTCGTGCTCTCGGGCCTCGCCGGAATCGCGCTCAGCGGATTCGCATCGCGGCATCTCGGAGGGCAGACGGGGGATGTCATCGGCGCCGCCCAGCAGGTGGCGGAGATCGCTGCGCTGATCGGCCTCTTGACCGCCGTCCACCCATGACGACATGAAGGTAAGATGACCCGCGTTTCCAGCCCCTGCATCCGTGTCTGCATGCTCGACCCTGAAACGGGGCTCTGCGAAGGCTGCGGCCGCACGCGGGAGGAGATCGCCGGCTGGTACCGCATGAGCGAAGAAGACCGCCAGCGGATCATGGCCGCGCTGCCGGAGCGGATGCGCGAAGCCTTTGCCATCGAGTCGCCCTTCGCGCCTCAAGCCGACAAGGCGGGGTGATGCCCGGCATTCGCGGCGCGGGCCTCCTCCTTCTCCTGGCCGCCCTCCTCGTCGGGCTGTTCGTCAGCGACTCGGTCGGCGAACTCTCGGCCCTGGAGGCATCGGGGCTTCTCGCCCTCGGCGGATTGTGCCTGCTCATGGCGGCCTCGATCGTCGAAGGCTTCTCCCGGCATTGGACCTACGGCGTCCAGTCCATCGCGGTCAGCACCGGCATCCTGGTGGCCCTGATCGTGACCTACGCATCCCGGGGAGAGTTGCAGGCCGTGATCGACCGCGCCATCGGCGATATCGCGGTCGGCCGCACCGTCGTCACGCCCGAGGGCGAAGTGGTGGCCGCGCGCCGGACGGATGGGAGCTTCATGGTGCAGGGCGAGGTGAACGGCCACGAGACCCGCTTCGTCTTCGACACGGGCGCGACCACGGTCGTCCTGCGCGCGGAGCACGCCGCCGCTCTCGGCTTCAAACCCGACAACTTGAACTATTCCATTCCTGTCGCAACCGCCAACGGCGGCGCCCTCGCGGCCCCGGTGGTCATCGACCGCCTGACCGTCGGCCCGATCACCGAACGCAAGGTCCGCGCGCTGATCGCCCGCGAAGGCGTGCTCCACGCCAACCTCCTCGGCATGACGTTTCTGGAGCGGCTGGGCTCCTACGAGGTGCGGGGAAACAGGCTGATCCTGAGAGCCCGGTCAGGCTCGTGATGTCACGGCGAAGCGAATGAGGATCCGGCTTCGCTTAAGGATGGGAATGGTTGAAGAGAATCGCGCGCGGCTCCTCACGCATCGCTTCAAGGCTGCACTTCTCCGGCCCGAGCCTGCCGGCCAAACGAGGAAAGCGGGCTGCGATATCGTCTAGCGTGACGTTCTGCACGATGCGCGGACGAGCAACGCACACCGCGCCATCGGCCCCCCAGGCTGCCTCGAACTGCATGCCATCGGCCTTTTCCGAGTGCTGAATGCCGAAGCGGTCGAAGATGTCCACGGACGTGCCATCCCGCGTCGTCGGATGGTTATCGCCCCCGTAATCGGCGCGCAGCATATGCACGCAAGCCTTGTGCAGATCATGCGAAGAGATGCCGTCCCGATTTTCCCAAGGGCGATAGCCCATGCGGACGCATTTGCCTTCAGCCCCGCTGGTGCAGGTGAAATGAAAACCGCCAGACCCGTCAGGGATCACGAAACCGGCGCGCCGCCCTTGAGGATCGGATAGACAGAACGGCTCCTTCTCCTCTCCGTCCGGAGAATGAACCGACATGCTGTAAAGCAGGAGAGGGCCTCCTCTCGCGCTGCCATCCTCTTCGACACCGTCGATCCGGACATGGGTCACGCCATCCGGACCGGCTAGGACGAAACGAAGCCCGACCAGCTTCGCGCCCCGCAGGATCCGCTCACCCTCCAAGTTCAAGACAAGCTCCGGCCCATCGGCATGAAGACTGCCGCCTGCGCCAAAAGCGGCTTGAGGGAAGAGGGCATGGAGAATGAACAGCAGGAAGGATGAAAAGGCCAGAACACGCACTGAATGATCCCGAAAGGAAAGCAGCCTCTCGTTCGAGAGACTGCTGGATGCAAAGCGATAATGATTATCGGTCGAGCGTGACAACCGACCCATCCCGCAGGATCACCGCTTCGAGGCGTAGGCCTGAAGAAGTGGCTCCTGTGTTGCTCTGCCCATTGGTGCTCAACCCATTGGTGCTCAGGCCGTTTGTGCTCAAACCGTTGGTGCTGAGGCCGTTGGTGCTCAGACCATTCGTGCTCAGACCGTTGGTGCTGAGGCCATTCGCGATCTCAAGCGCACTCGCTCCGTAGGCTGTGAAAACGCCGAGAGAAGCAGCAATAATCGAGATGCAAGATTTAAGACGCATAATTGTCCCCTTAGATCGATTTTTCTGAGAAGTGACTCAAAGGCAGATCGCCCGTTCACGTAGAGGAAAATACACGTAATAACCTTTCTGTTAAGGCCATTGACGTAACTTTATATATGCATATTTGCACACTTACTTTGCGGATCATTACCGGTTGAACGGGCGCCACGGATGCATGTACTTCAGATTGAATTCACTGCATTTGCTGTTGAACAGATTTTGGAAAATAACTTTAGGTCGCTTCCTCATTCGCATTGTCTGTCTTTTGAGGGTCTGCACCGGGAGACGGATTGGCCTTGCTCTGCGTCCGCTCGCCTATCGTTTTGGGGAACCACGTCCCGGATGAATTGAGAGAGGTCCGACGAGCAAACAGGAGCTTCTCCTTCGACGACGCGCTCCACGATCCTGTTCGGGAAAAAGCCTATGCGGTGCATCGGGTCTTTTGAGGCAGAGCGAACGGGGCCAACTCACGTCTCTGAACGATGCCCTGGGTCAGATACTGCGGACCAACCAAAAAGCCCTCGCCGAGGCAGGGGGCCGGTGCGTGTTTCCGAGGGATGATGAGACCACCTTCAAGCGTCGGACGCGATCTCGAAATCACGCCCGACGCGCTAGGGGCGTGAACGACGATGCGCCTGCACGTTCGGCAAGGCATGCTGTCGATGGAAACGCTCCTCGCCGAACCGTGGCACGGGCGACGTCCGGCGGGCTCTTGTCACTTCTTGTCTCTGCGCCATGTCAGGACGGATTGATTGAAGAGCATTGCCCGCGGTTCAGCCCGCATGGCCTCTTCCGAACAGGCGCTCGGCCCCAGCCTTCCGCGCAGGCGCGGATAGCGCTCGGCCAATTCCTCCAGGCTGATGTTGTCGGCGATGCGCGTGTGAGAAACACAGATGGCGCCATCAGGCCCCCAGGCGGCTTCGAAGGCCATCCCCGGTGCCGGATCGGGATGCTGAATGCCGAGGCGATCATAGACGTTCACGGCGGTGCCGTTGC
This region of Microvirga mediterraneensis genomic DNA includes:
- a CDS encoding DUF1289 domain-containing protein; translated protein: MTRVSSPCIRVCMLDPETGLCEGCGRTREEIAGWYRMSEEDRQRIMAALPERMREAFAIESPFAPQADKAG
- a CDS encoding adenosylcobinamide-GDP ribazoletransferase, whose product is MSEQFEQGKADAIGGWRAVATDIAHCVRFYSRLPVPALPFERDAHGLPNFTRVVRVIPVGGLVIGVLPAALLGLALSLDLGPWLAAMISVTTLVMTTGALHEDGLADLADSVGGSTREKRLEIMRDSRIGSFGASALFLALALRIGALATLASRLDGVAVMAAVLIVASLSRTAGLIPLVFLPPARRDGIARAVGQPARETFWLAAGIAGGIAVVLGAVSGLPPFGIALMLVLSGLAGIALSGFASRHLGGQTGDVIGAAQQVAEIAALIGLLTAVHP
- a CDS encoding retropepsin-like aspartic protease family protein, whose amino-acid sequence is MPGIRGAGLLLLLAALLVGLFVSDSVGELSALEASGLLALGGLCLLMAASIVEGFSRHWTYGVQSIAVSTGILVALIVTYASRGELQAVIDRAIGDIAVGRTVVTPEGEVVAARRTDGSFMVQGEVNGHETRFVFDTGATTVVLRAEHAAALGFKPDNLNYSIPVATANGGALAAPVVIDRLTVGPITERKVRALIAREGVLHANLLGMTFLERLGSYEVRGNRLILRARSGS
- a CDS encoding ADYC domain-containing protein; the protein is MGRLSRSTDNHYRFASSSLSNERLLSFRDHSVRVLAFSSFLLFILHALFPQAAFGAGGSLHADGPELVLNLEGERILRGAKLVGLRFVLAGPDGVTHVRIDGVEEDGSARGGPLLLYSMSVHSPDGEEKEPFCLSDPQGRRAGFVIPDGSGGFHFTCTSGAEGKCVRMGYRPWENRDGISSHDLHKACVHMLRADYGGDNHPTTRDGTSVDIFDRFGIQHSEKADGMQFEAAWGADGAVCVARPRIVQNVTLDDIAARFPRLAGRLGPEKCSLEAMREEPRAILFNHSHP
- the cobT gene encoding nicotinate-nucleotide--dimethylbenzimidazole phosphoribosyltransferase translates to MSDAVSSPFDDIRRLITTMPGPDEAAVKAVQARDRQLTKPSGSLGRLERIAEWLAAWQAKPVPTVDRPLVCVFAASHGVTAKGVSAFPSEVNRQMLENFAAGGAAINQICAAYGLGFKVFDLAIDMPTGDITEADAMDEKSCVATMAFGMEAIAGGTDLLAIGEMGIGNTTIAAAIYKALYGGSAEHWVGRGTGVDDEGLKRKVAAVEAAIAHHGDSLKDPLEVLRRLGGREIAAMAGAILAARLQHIPVILDGYVATSAAAVLHAIHPSTIDHCIAGHLSAEGAHQDVLTRLGKVPLLALGMRLGEGSGAALAAGLVKAAAAVHRDMATFGQAGVSERLS